The following proteins are co-located in the Nitrospirota bacterium genome:
- the glgA gene encoding glycogen synthase GlgA, whose product MKILIAAPEAVPYVKTGGLADVAGALCKEFRKIKHDARIVLPLYRKIRESSQSLKDTGLTVKVPVGDRLFRGALFSDQYSNIFIGCDDFFDRQELYGTPEGDFGDNASRFIFFSRGILEACKALKFSPDIIHCNDWQTGMVPLYLRSLYKAEKLFRKTATVLTIHNIGYQGLFPASDMPLTNLGWKFFAPEGIEFYGRMNFLKAGLISADLLNTVSGTYAKEIFSREYSFGLDGILRTRESDFFGITNGLDYEEWNPSKDAFLPAVYSHDNLSGKEACKREIFRMLFRTEKSAVVEKTPLIGIVGRLSEQKGMDLVIGAMPELLSFDVKLAILGKGDEAFHEGLNLAAKKYKGRVSVNIGFSDKLAHMIYAGSDFFLMPSKYEPCGLGQLISLKYGAVPIVRKTGGLADTVEDYHPLLSRGTGFLFSDYTSSGMMESIKRAFCVFTDRAKLRKMISEGMQKDFSWKVSAKKYLEMYTRARKTRKL is encoded by the coding sequence ATGAAAATTCTTATTGCCGCACCCGAGGCCGTGCCTTATGTGAAGACTGGCGGCCTCGCTGATGTGGCAGGTGCCCTGTGCAAGGAATTCAGGAAAATAAAGCATGATGCCAGGATTGTTCTGCCCCTGTACAGGAAAATAAGGGAAAGCAGTCAGTCCCTGAAGGATACCGGTCTTACCGTCAAGGTGCCTGTGGGAGACAGACTTTTCAGGGGAGCCCTGTTCAGTGACCAGTATTCGAATATTTTTATCGGGTGTGACGATTTTTTTGACAGGCAGGAACTCTACGGGACTCCGGAAGGAGACTTTGGCGATAATGCATCGAGATTCATATTTTTTTCCCGGGGAATACTGGAAGCATGCAAGGCACTGAAGTTCAGTCCGGATATCATACACTGCAATGACTGGCAGACCGGGATGGTGCCCTTATATCTGCGGTCCCTGTATAAAGCGGAAAAATTGTTCCGGAAGACTGCTACGGTTCTGACTATCCACAACATCGGCTATCAGGGCCTTTTCCCTGCGTCAGATATGCCCCTTACGAATCTCGGGTGGAAGTTCTTTGCCCCTGAAGGCATAGAGTTCTACGGAAGAATGAATTTTCTGAAGGCAGGCCTCATTTCTGCCGATCTCCTGAATACCGTGAGCGGTACGTATGCAAAGGAGATCTTCAGCAGGGAATACAGTTTCGGGCTCGACGGGATTTTACGGACAAGGGAAAGCGACTTCTTCGGGATTACCAACGGACTGGATTATGAGGAATGGAATCCTTCAAAGGATGCATTCCTGCCGGCAGTATACAGTCATGACAACCTCTCGGGGAAGGAAGCGTGCAAGAGGGAAATCTTCCGTATGCTGTTCAGAACTGAAAAATCCGCTGTTGTCGAAAAGACCCCCCTAATCGGGATAGTCGGAAGGCTGTCCGAGCAGAAAGGCATGGATCTTGTGATAGGGGCAATGCCTGAACTGTTGTCTTTTGACGTTAAGCTTGCTATTCTGGGAAAAGGAGATGAAGCATTTCATGAAGGCCTGAACCTGGCAGCGAAAAAGTATAAGGGCAGGGTTTCGGTGAACATAGGATTCAGCGATAAGCTTGCACATATGATCTATGCCGGATCCGACTTTTTTCTGATGCCTTCGAAGTATGAACCGTGCGGACTCGGGCAGCTCATTTCGCTCAAATACGGCGCGGTCCCGATCGTGAGGAAGACCGGAGGACTTGCTGATACGGTGGAGGACTACCATCCTCTGCTTTCGAGGGGTACAGGGTTTCTTTTTTCTGACTACACTTCATCCGGCATGATGGAGTCCATAAAGAGGGCGTTCTGTGTCTTTACGGACAGGGCAAAGCTGAGAAAGATGATCTCAGAAGGAATGCAGAAGGATTTTTCATGGAAGGTTTCGGCAAAAAAATATTTGGAAATGTATACCCGTGCACGGAAAACACGAAAACTA
- the galT gene encoding galactose-1-phosphate uridylyltransferase: MSELRKDPISGRWVIISVERGKRPTDFASPSQKKRGGFCPFCPGNEYTTPSEIIAFRPPGSKPDSAGWTLRVMPNKFPALQIYGELGKSGEGIFDKMSGVGAHEVIVETPDHMESLSTMPLKKVADALWAYYLRLTDLKKDKRFKYVLIFKNEGDAAGASLEHSHTQLIALPIIPKLVREEMDSAKHYYDLKERCIFCDVINQEIEAKKRVIFENARYVALAPFAPSAPFETWILPKKHESSFYPPDNNFMPLAEILQVVLRQTDKILDIPPYNFILHTSPFTEEENDYYHWHLELVPKLTKIAGFEWGSGFYINPTPPEESAKFMREAKI, encoded by the coding sequence ATGTCTGAGCTTAGGAAGGATCCGATATCCGGTCGCTGGGTTATTATTTCTGTTGAAAGAGGAAAGAGGCCGACAGATTTTGCTTCTCCTTCCCAGAAAAAGAGAGGGGGCTTCTGTCCGTTCTGCCCCGGAAATGAATATACAACGCCGTCAGAGATCATTGCGTTCCGTCCCCCCGGCTCCAAACCGGACTCTGCGGGCTGGACACTGAGGGTAATGCCGAACAAATTCCCGGCGCTGCAGATTTACGGGGAACTCGGAAAGAGCGGCGAAGGGATCTTTGACAAGATGAGCGGTGTCGGTGCGCATGAGGTCATCGTCGAAACGCCTGACCACATGGAATCGCTGTCGACGATGCCGCTGAAAAAAGTTGCGGACGCGTTATGGGCCTATTATCTCAGGCTTACAGACCTGAAAAAAGACAAGCGTTTCAAGTATGTGCTTATTTTCAAGAACGAAGGGGATGCTGCCGGCGCATCTCTCGAGCATTCACATACCCAGCTCATTGCCCTTCCGATTATCCCCAAGCTGGTCAGGGAAGAGATGGATTCTGCGAAACACTATTATGATTTGAAGGAGAGATGTATCTTCTGCGATGTCATCAATCAGGAGATTGAAGCGAAAAAAAGAGTGATCTTTGAAAATGCACGATATGTCGCGCTCGCCCCGTTCGCGCCGAGCGCGCCGTTCGAGACGTGGATACTTCCCAAAAAACACGAGTCAAGTTTTTATCCCCCCGACAATAACTTCATGCCGCTGGCTGAAATACTTCAGGTTGTGCTCAGGCAGACCGACAAGATTCTCGATATCCCGCCGTATAATTTTATCCTGCATACATCGCCTTTCACGGAAGAGGAAAATGATTATTATCACTGGCATCTGGAGCTGGTGCCAAAGCTTACAAAAATCGCGGGATTCGAGTGGGGGTCAGGCTTTTATATCAATCCGACGCCTCCCGAGGAATCAGCAAAATTCATGAGAGAGGCGAAAATATGA